A single genomic interval of Chitinivibrionales bacterium harbors:
- a CDS encoding tyrosine recombinase, whose product MRKDMSAHQLMDAIKRFLSYIEKEKGFSENTVTAYRRDLIQFSAFVEKEFEGESLSRVMTRNVLRTFTYALSRDGLRSRTLARKIATLKSFSKYCAKQGILSANGAKTISSPRLDKPLPSFLTEKQAATLDSSVAGGDNLRNRAIVEVFYGSGIRLSELYALNVGTVDFRNAIMRVIGKGKKERIVPLTSIAIDLIRTYIKKTRSGAALDEPLFVNKRGDRLSKRQVQRVVEKELAAVSQLKKKSPHVLRHTFATHLLDRGADIRAVKELLGHSSLATTQIYTHVSKEHLQKVYKQAHPRSGS is encoded by the coding sequence ATGAGAAAAGATATGTCTGCTCATCAGTTGATGGATGCTATCAAAAGATTTCTCTCCTACATTGAAAAGGAGAAGGGTTTTTCTGAAAATACGGTTACCGCATACCGTCGGGACCTTATACAGTTTAGCGCCTTTGTTGAAAAGGAGTTCGAGGGAGAATCATTGAGCCGGGTGATGACCCGCAATGTTCTGCGGACCTTTACCTATGCTTTGAGCAGGGATGGGCTGCGTTCCCGGACACTGGCCCGGAAGATCGCCACACTCAAATCTTTTTCGAAATATTGTGCGAAGCAGGGAATTCTATCCGCCAACGGCGCAAAAACGATTTCCAGCCCACGCCTTGATAAACCGCTTCCTTCATTCCTGACCGAAAAACAGGCGGCTACTCTGGATAGTTCGGTGGCAGGTGGTGATAATTTGCGCAATAGGGCGATTGTGGAGGTGTTTTATGGAAGTGGTATCCGGTTGTCCGAATTATATGCTCTTAATGTGGGAACTGTCGATTTTCGTAATGCAATAATGCGGGTAATCGGAAAAGGAAAAAAGGAACGAATTGTCCCCCTGACTTCCATTGCCATTGATCTAATCAGAACGTATATCAAAAAAACTCGTTCCGGGGCAGCGCTCGATGAGCCCCTTTTCGTGAATAAAAGGGGGGATCGCCTTTCAAAACGGCAGGTTCAGCGAGTGGTTGAAAAAGAGCTTGCCGCGGTCAGTCAGTTAAAGAAAAAGAGCCCCCATGTTCTTCGCCATACCTTTGCCACTCATTTGCTGGACCGGGGAGCAGATATACGGGCGGTCAAAGAGCTCTTAGGACATTCATCGCTCGCAACAACACAAATTTATACCCATGTATCCAAAGAACATCTGCAAAAAGTCTATAAACAGGCCCATCCACGGTCCGGTTCCTGA
- the rfbA gene encoding glucose-1-phosphate thymidylyltransferase RfbA codes for MTMKGIILAGGSGSRLYPITRGVSKQLIPVYDKPMIYYPLSIFMLAGIREILIITTPEDSESFQRLLGDGSQWGISLSFAVQPRPEGLAQAFIIGKDFIGNDSAALILGDNIFWGHDLVKNLKTASTLEKGAIVFGYWVNDPERYGVVDLDEKGKALSIEEKPATPKSNYAVTGLYFYDNRVVDYASNLKPSARGELEITDLNRIYLEQGELDVILMGRGVAWLDTGTHQSMLQAATFVETIQERQGLLVSCLEEIAYRLGFIDKDQLLALAEPMKKNNYGKYLIQTASGQR; via the coding sequence ATGACAATGAAAGGCATTATTCTGGCCGGAGGTTCCGGCTCCCGTTTATACCCGATCACCCGCGGGGTGAGCAAACAGTTGATACCGGTCTACGACAAGCCCATGATCTACTACCCTCTCTCGATTTTCATGCTGGCCGGAATAAGAGAGATACTTATTATTACTACCCCCGAAGATTCAGAATCCTTCCAGCGTCTTCTGGGTGATGGAAGTCAGTGGGGTATTTCACTCTCTTTTGCAGTCCAGCCCCGCCCCGAAGGACTTGCTCAGGCATTCATTATCGGTAAAGACTTTATCGGGAACGATTCCGCCGCACTCATTCTCGGCGACAACATTTTCTGGGGTCATGATCTGGTGAAAAATCTAAAAACGGCATCCACCCTCGAAAAAGGAGCTATTGTTTTCGGTTATTGGGTCAATGATCCCGAACGGTACGGTGTTGTTGATCTCGATGAAAAGGGTAAAGCGCTCTCCATCGAAGAAAAACCCGCAACCCCCAAATCCAACTATGCAGTCACTGGGCTCTATTTTTACGACAACCGGGTTGTCGATTATGCCTCCAACTTAAAGCCATCAGCCCGGGGAGAACTGGAGATTACCGATCTCAACCGGATATATCTTGAGCAGGGTGAACTCGATGTTATTCTTATGGGCCGGGGTGTTGCCTGGCTCGACACCGGCACCCACCAGTCGATGCTCCAGGCTGCTACCTTTGTCGAAACTATCCAGGAACGTCAGGGGCTTTTAGTATCCTGTCTTGAAGAAATTGCGTATCGTCTTGGATTTATCGATAAAGACCAACTCCTCGCTCTCGCCGAACCGATGAAAAAGAACAATTACGGAAAGTATTTGATACAAACAGCATCCGGACAACGATAA
- a CDS encoding DUF4878 domain-containing protein: protein MKKSSITAFIKCAMLTSASLLIFSGCSSSSSGPENVVESFFKAAKTKDFEKAVECYAPSILKEPGSKEKLTGYLKSSVEQKKGVKSFSVTGSTINENKAEVSYSVTYGNGDTEESENTCVKEDGKWYLTLN from the coding sequence ATGAAAAAATCATCCATCACCGCATTTATCAAGTGTGCGATGCTCACTTCCGCAAGCCTGCTGATTTTTAGCGGATGCAGCAGTTCGTCATCGGGCCCGGAGAACGTTGTTGAAAGCTTTTTTAAGGCGGCAAAGACAAAGGATTTCGAAAAGGCCGTTGAATGCTATGCCCCATCAATACTGAAAGAGCCCGGATCAAAGGAAAAACTCACCGGTTACCTGAAAAGCAGTGTCGAGCAGAAAAAGGGAGTGAAATCATTTTCTGTCACCGGTTCGACAATAAATGAAAATAAAGCTGAAGTTTCTTACTCGGTAACCTACGGCAACGGTGATACGGAGGAAAGCGAAAATACCTGCGTTAAGGAAGACGGGAAATGGTATTTGACACTTAATTAA
- the rfbC gene encoding dTDP-4-dehydrorhamnose 3,5-epimerase, protein MEFIQTKFNDVWLIEPKVFTDHRGFFLESFSQKEFADNGIAAYFVQDNHSKSVEKGVLRGLHFQKPPHAQCKIVRITKGAVYDVIVDLRKSSPTYGQWQGFELSENNFRMLLVPQGFAHGFCTLEPDTEMIYKVNDFYAPECDSGIIWNDPTLNIGWPVENPILSDKDARLGNFKGFVSPFE, encoded by the coding sequence ATGGAATTTATACAAACGAAATTTAACGACGTCTGGTTGATCGAACCGAAAGTTTTCACCGATCATCGCGGGTTTTTTCTGGAGTCCTTTTCACAGAAAGAATTTGCCGATAATGGTATCGCCGCCTACTTTGTACAGGACAATCATTCGAAATCGGTAGAAAAAGGAGTACTGAGAGGACTTCATTTTCAAAAACCGCCCCACGCTCAATGCAAAATCGTGCGGATAACCAAGGGTGCGGTCTATGATGTCATTGTGGATCTAAGGAAAAGCTCCCCAACCTATGGTCAGTGGCAAGGATTCGAACTCAGCGAAAACAATTTCAGGATGCTCCTTGTTCCACAGGGATTCGCCCATGGATTCTGCACTCTCGAACCGGATACCGAAATGATCTATAAAGTTAATGATTTCTACGCCCCTGAATGTGACAGCGGTATTATCTGGAACGATCCGACCCTGAATATCGGCTGGCCTGTGGAAAATCCCATCCTCTCGGATAAAGATGCCCGACTCGGTAATTTTAAAGGGTTTGTCTCGCCCTTTGAGTAA
- a CDS encoding acyltransferase domain-containing protein, with the protein MKKIAFLFPGQGSQEVGMARDLFESDPFFKSLIELGSDYCHEDLEKICLTGPEKTLRYARFLQPILAAVCFGYHKKLIDSGIKPDFVLGHSLGEITSLGAAGVLSYEDAVIVAAKRGELMDTAAAKCNGTMMAVLFVSLETVMEYIADMNDDGKIVLANDNAPNQVVLAGEIDALDAFAERIIQEKTGRCRKLPVAGPWHSNCMTEARVVFEEWVRPVIYQKPHTPLILNATGKEETDTDEIKYRNIWQLTRPVYWRESMERCRSLGVDTLIEIGPGRVLSGLARVNGFKKGSNVYTANTIRGIEQIVSAVCENKISGDQE; encoded by the coding sequence ATGAAGAAAATTGCATTTTTGTTTCCCGGTCAGGGATCTCAGGAAGTGGGTATGGCCCGGGACTTGTTTGAATCGGATCCTTTTTTTAAATCGCTTATCGAACTGGGGAGTGATTACTGCCATGAGGATCTGGAAAAAATCTGTCTTACAGGGCCCGAAAAAACACTCCGATATGCACGGTTCCTGCAGCCGATCCTTGCAGCGGTTTGCTTTGGGTATCATAAAAAACTTATCGACAGCGGTATCAAACCGGATTTTGTTCTCGGACATTCTCTGGGTGAAATTACCTCGCTGGGCGCCGCTGGTGTTCTCAGCTATGAAGATGCCGTGATTGTTGCTGCAAAGCGGGGAGAACTTATGGATACCGCTGCAGCAAAATGCAATGGTACAATGATGGCTGTTCTTTTCGTCTCCCTGGAAACAGTCATGGAGTATATCGCCGACATGAATGATGACGGCAAAATTGTTCTTGCAAACGATAATGCTCCCAATCAGGTGGTACTCGCCGGCGAAATCGATGCCCTTGACGCCTTTGCCGAACGAATCATACAGGAGAAAACAGGGCGGTGCCGGAAACTCCCGGTTGCCGGGCCCTGGCACAGTAATTGTATGACCGAAGCCAGGGTTGTATTCGAAGAATGGGTCCGGCCGGTTATCTATCAGAAACCTCATACCCCTCTTATTCTCAATGCAACGGGCAAAGAAGAAACCGATACCGATGAGATCAAGTATCGGAATATCTGGCAACTCACCCGTCCGGTCTACTGGAGAGAGAGCATGGAACGATGCAGGAGTCTTGGTGTTGACACGCTTATCGAAATTGGTCCCGGAAGAGTACTCTCAGGACTGGCACGAGTGAATGGGTTCAAAAAAGGATCAAACGTGTATACTGCCAACACTATCCGGGGGATCGAACAGATAGTGTCCGCGGTGTGCGAAAACAAAATTTCTGGAGATCAGGAATAA
- a CDS encoding DUF3575 domain-containing protein, translating to MFNKRHVFFVLLINVFFGMGTACGQSIPSDTPMPENAVNFNPLSIAFGSLNANYEHLFGGKHGVMVQGGYVFGANSGGYSAALHYRHHYHTKITHNGLSSPFWGPFVYYEQSDAKVQNTNTSETYTIDIQYLKFGANWGRRWIFGETFNLVLRIGYGFPAIAEFDWGESKPEEAETIESITKIIAGIDGELSIGFAF from the coding sequence ATGTTTAACAAGCGACATGTGTTTTTTGTTTTACTTATCAATGTCTTTTTTGGGATGGGCACTGCATGCGGACAATCGATACCCTCTGATACGCCAATGCCTGAAAATGCAGTAAATTTCAATCCTCTCTCAATCGCATTCGGCTCTTTGAATGCTAATTATGAGCATTTATTTGGCGGAAAACATGGAGTGATGGTGCAGGGGGGATATGTTTTTGGTGCGAATTCCGGCGGTTATAGCGCAGCTCTTCATTATCGTCATCACTATCATACTAAAATTACTCATAACGGATTAAGTTCTCCATTCTGGGGACCCTTTGTGTATTATGAACAAAGTGATGCAAAAGTTCAGAATACGAATACATCCGAAACATATACTATTGATATTCAATATTTAAAATTCGGCGCAAACTGGGGGCGCAGATGGATTTTCGGCGAGACATTTAATCTGGTACTCAGAATCGGATACGGATTTCCCGCCATAGCAGAATTCGACTGGGGTGAAAGCAAGCCGGAGGAAGCCGAAACTATCGAATCGATAACCAAAATAATTGCCGGCATTGACGGCGAATTATCGATCGGGTTCGCTTTTTAA